A portion of the Streptomyces platensis genome contains these proteins:
- the hemE gene encoding uroporphyrinogen decarboxylase translates to MSANLSPAGQQQTGTEHSAFLKACRREPVPHTPVWFMRQAGRSLPEYRKVREGIAMLDSCMRPELVTEITLQPVRRHNVDAAIYFSDIVVPLKAIGIDLDIKPGIGPVVENPIRTRADLEQLRPLEAGDVPYVTEAIGMLVRELGGTPLIGFAGAPFTLASYLVEGGPSRNHERTKALMYGDPQLWADLLDRLADITATFLQVQIAAGASAVQLFDSWVGALSPADYRRSVMPASAKVFRAVEGLGVPRIHFGVGTGELLGLLGEAGADVVGVDWRVPLDEAARRVGPGKALQGNIDPAVLFAPREAVETKAREVLDAAAGLEGHIFNLGHGVLPTTDPDALTRLVEYVHTQTAR, encoded by the coding sequence GTGAGCGCCAACCTCAGCCCCGCGGGCCAGCAGCAGACCGGTACGGAACACTCGGCTTTCCTCAAGGCATGCCGACGGGAGCCGGTGCCGCACACCCCGGTGTGGTTCATGCGCCAGGCGGGGCGCTCACTCCCCGAATACCGCAAGGTCCGCGAGGGCATCGCGATGCTCGACTCGTGCATGCGGCCCGAGCTGGTCACCGAGATCACCCTTCAGCCCGTGCGCCGCCACAACGTCGACGCCGCCATCTACTTCAGCGACATCGTCGTCCCCCTCAAGGCCATCGGCATCGACCTCGACATCAAGCCCGGCATCGGCCCGGTCGTCGAGAACCCGATCCGCACCCGCGCCGACCTTGAGCAGCTGCGCCCCCTGGAAGCCGGCGACGTCCCGTACGTCACCGAGGCCATCGGCATGCTCGTCCGCGAGCTGGGCGGCACCCCGCTGATCGGCTTCGCCGGTGCGCCCTTCACGCTCGCCAGCTACCTCGTCGAGGGCGGCCCGTCGCGCAATCACGAGCGCACCAAGGCCCTCATGTACGGCGACCCGCAGCTGTGGGCCGACCTCCTGGACCGGCTCGCCGACATCACCGCCACCTTCCTCCAGGTCCAGATCGCGGCCGGGGCGAGCGCGGTGCAGCTCTTCGACTCCTGGGTCGGCGCGCTCTCGCCGGCCGACTACCGCCGCTCCGTGATGCCGGCCTCCGCCAAGGTCTTCCGGGCCGTCGAGGGCCTGGGCGTGCCGCGGATCCACTTCGGTGTCGGCACCGGTGAACTCCTCGGCCTGCTGGGCGAGGCGGGCGCGGACGTCGTCGGCGTCGACTGGCGGGTCCCGCTGGACGAGGCGGCCCGCCGCGTCGGCCCCGGCAAGGCGCTCCAGGGCAACATCGACCCGGCCGTGCTCTTCGCCCCCCGCGAGGCCGTCGAAACCAAGGCCCGTGAGGTCCTCGACGCCGCCGCCGGCCTTGAGGGCCACATCTTCAACCTCGGCCACGGCGTCCTGCCGACCACCGACCCGGACGCGCTGACCCGCCTGGTCGAGTACGTCCACACGCAGACGGCGCGCTAG
- a CDS encoding FAD-dependent oxidoreductase: MATERLVVVGGDAAGMAAASQARRLRKPDELAITAFERGHFTSYSACGIPYWVGGDVDGPDALIARTAEEHRARDIDLRMRTEVTELDLDRGRVRTRELDNGGRESWTGFDKLVLATGARPRRPGLPGIDAPGVHGVQTLDDGQALLDTLDASSGRRAVVVGAGYIGVEMAEALIRRGYEVTVLEQSAQPMSTLDPDMGALVHEAMCGMGIETVCGTTVTGVLTDTAGRARAVTTEDGEYPADVVVLGLGVRPETTLAAAAGLPLGESGGLLTDLAMRVRGQDHIWAGGDCVEVLDLVSGRTRHIALGTHANKHGQVIGANVGGGYATFPGVVGTAVSKVCDLEIARTGLLEREALAAGLRFVTATVEATNRAGYYPGARPMHVKMLAERRTGRLLGVQIVGREGAGKRVDIAAVALTAGMTVERMTALDLGYAPPFSPVWDPVLVAARKAAGAVRAAGA; this comes from the coding sequence ATGGCGACGGAGCGGCTGGTGGTCGTCGGGGGCGATGCGGCGGGGATGGCCGCGGCATCGCAGGCACGCCGGCTGCGCAAGCCCGACGAGCTGGCGATCACCGCCTTCGAGCGCGGCCACTTCACCTCGTACTCCGCCTGCGGCATCCCGTACTGGGTGGGCGGCGACGTCGACGGCCCGGACGCGCTGATCGCCCGTACGGCCGAGGAGCACCGCGCCCGGGACATCGATCTGCGGATGCGTACCGAGGTCACCGAACTCGACCTGGACCGCGGCCGGGTGCGTACCCGGGAGCTGGACAACGGCGGCCGGGAGTCATGGACCGGCTTCGACAAGCTGGTGCTGGCGACCGGCGCGCGGCCGCGCCGCCCCGGTCTGCCGGGGATCGACGCGCCGGGGGTGCACGGTGTGCAGACCCTCGACGACGGCCAGGCCCTGCTGGACACCCTCGACGCGTCGTCCGGCCGCCGGGCGGTCGTCGTGGGTGCGGGCTACATCGGCGTGGAGATGGCCGAGGCGCTGATCCGTCGCGGCTATGAGGTCACCGTCCTGGAGCAGAGCGCCCAGCCGATGTCCACCCTGGACCCGGACATGGGCGCGCTCGTCCATGAGGCGATGTGCGGGATGGGCATCGAGACGGTGTGCGGGACGACCGTCACGGGTGTGCTGACGGATACGGCCGGACGGGCCCGCGCGGTCACCACCGAGGACGGCGAGTACCCGGCGGATGTGGTCGTGCTGGGCCTGGGCGTCCGCCCCGAGACCACGCTCGCCGCCGCGGCCGGACTGCCGCTGGGCGAGTCCGGCGGGCTGCTCACCGATCTCGCGATGCGGGTCCGCGGCCAGGACCACATCTGGGCGGGCGGCGACTGTGTGGAGGTGCTGGACCTGGTCTCCGGGCGCACCCGCCATATCGCGCTGGGCACCCACGCCAACAAGCACGGGCAGGTCATCGGAGCCAATGTGGGCGGCGGCTATGCCACCTTCCCCGGTGTCGTCGGCACGGCCGTCAGCAAGGTCTGCGATCTGGAGATCGCCCGGACGGGGCTGCTGGAGCGGGAGGCGCTGGCCGCCGGACTGCGTTTCGTCACGGCGACCGTCGAGGCCACCAACCGCGCCGGCTACTACCCCGGCGCCCGCCCGATGCACGTCAAGATGCTCGCCGAGCGCCGGACGGGCCGGTTGCTGGGGGTGCAGATCGTCGGCCGCGAGGGCGCCGGCAAGCGGGTGGACATCGCGGCGGTCGCGCTCACGGCCGGTATGACGGTGGAGCGGATGACCGCCCTCGACCTCGGCTACGCCCCGCCGTTCTCCCCGGTCTGGGACCCCGTCCTGGTGGCGGCCCGCAAGGCGGCCGGAGCCGTACGGGCCGCCGGGGCCTGA
- a CDS encoding thiolase family protein has translation MTDPRVRDVYIVDAVRTPGGKYGGALAGVRPDDLAAHVLKALVDRTPDLDPARIDDVCFGDANGAGEDNRNVARMAVLLAGLPVTVPGVTVNRLCGSGLEAVIQAARAIAHGDAHIAVAGGVESMSRAPYVLRKPERAYPAGHQEMFSSTLGWRMVNPRMQPEWTVALGEGAELIADQHGITREQQDVFALASHQKAVRAWQEGAYDAEVVPLPDVDLVRDEAIREASSLTSLSKLKPVFRPAGGTVTAGNSSPLNDGAAALLLVDEEGLRATGREPLARIRASAVTGVEPQLFGLGPVEAVRRALERSGRGFDDVATFELNEAFAAQALGCIGQWPELDPAVVNPRGGAIAIGHPLGASGARLAGSVAHQLAALGSGTGLAALCIGVGQGLALVLER, from the coding sequence ATGACCGACCCACGCGTACGGGATGTCTACATCGTCGATGCCGTACGGACCCCCGGCGGCAAGTACGGCGGCGCGCTGGCCGGGGTACGGCCCGACGACCTCGCCGCCCATGTGCTCAAGGCCCTGGTGGACCGCACTCCGGACCTCGATCCGGCGCGGATCGACGACGTCTGCTTCGGCGATGCGAACGGCGCGGGCGAGGACAACCGCAATGTGGCGCGGATGGCGGTGCTGCTGGCCGGGCTGCCGGTGACCGTCCCCGGCGTGACCGTGAACCGGCTGTGCGGGTCGGGCCTGGAGGCGGTCATCCAGGCGGCCCGCGCCATCGCGCACGGCGATGCGCATATCGCGGTGGCGGGCGGTGTGGAGTCGATGAGCCGGGCGCCCTATGTGCTGCGCAAGCCCGAACGCGCCTACCCGGCGGGCCATCAGGAGATGTTCTCCTCGACGCTGGGCTGGCGGATGGTCAATCCGCGGATGCAGCCGGAGTGGACGGTCGCGCTGGGCGAGGGCGCCGAGCTGATCGCCGACCAGCACGGCATCACCCGCGAACAGCAGGACGTGTTCGCGCTGGCCAGCCACCAGAAGGCGGTGCGCGCCTGGCAGGAGGGTGCCTACGACGCCGAGGTAGTGCCGCTGCCGGATGTGGACCTGGTGCGCGACGAGGCGATCCGGGAGGCGTCCTCCCTGACGTCGCTGTCCAAGCTGAAGCCGGTGTTCCGTCCGGCCGGCGGCACGGTCACCGCCGGGAACTCCTCGCCGCTCAACGACGGTGCGGCCGCGCTGCTGCTGGTCGACGAGGAGGGGCTGCGGGCCACGGGGCGGGAGCCGCTGGCCCGTATCCGCGCGAGCGCGGTGACCGGCGTCGAGCCGCAGCTGTTCGGCCTGGGCCCGGTGGAGGCGGTACGGCGTGCGCTGGAGCGGTCCGGGCGCGGCTTCGACGACGTGGCCACCTTCGAGCTCAACGAGGCGTTCGCGGCCCAGGCGTTGGGCTGTATCGGGCAGTGGCCGGAGCTGGACCCCGCGGTGGTGAACCCGCGCGGCGGCGCGATCGCCATCGGCCACCCGCTGGGCGCGTCCGGCGCCCGTCTGGCGGGCTCGGTCGCCCACCAACTCGCCGCCCTGGGCTCGGGTACCGGGCTCGCCGCACTGTGCATCGGCGTGGGCCAGGGGCTCGCACTGGTCCTGGAGCGCTGA
- the hemG gene encoding protoporphyrinogen oxidase codes for MSAAHTRTGREPGHAVVIGGGISGLAAAHRLLEGGARVTVLEASGRLGGKLRAGAIAGVPVDLGAESMLARRPEAVDLAREVGLGDRLQPPATASASLWTRGALRPMPKGHVMGVPGDLGLLAASGVISPEGMARIAEDETLARTEAGEDVAVGAYVAARLGREVVDRLVEPLLGGVYAGDAYRISMRAAVPQLFEAARSQRSLIEGVRGIQARAAATAPPGGPDRTPPVFMGIDGGIGTLPSAVAEAVRRAGGEIHLGTPVQDLHWSGGDGWSIRLGDRTITADAVVMATPAGAAAGLLRTECPDAAAALDTVDYASMALVTMAFRRADLDRVPGGSGFLVPPVDGHRIKASTFASHKWGWIGAADPDLFVLRTSLGRYQDTADLQRDDSELVGLSLADLGAAVGLTARPVASTVTRWEGGLPQYAVGHLERVAGIRAALARMPGALRVCGAVYDGVGIPACIGSARRAADELLGTLTPDAVPAE; via the coding sequence ATGAGCGCAGCGCACACCCGTACGGGCCGCGAGCCCGGTCATGCCGTCGTCATCGGTGGAGGCATCTCCGGGCTGGCGGCCGCGCACCGTTTGCTCGAAGGCGGCGCCCGGGTGACCGTCCTGGAGGCGTCCGGCCGGCTCGGCGGGAAGCTGCGCGCCGGTGCGATCGCGGGCGTCCCGGTCGATCTCGGCGCCGAATCGATGCTGGCCAGGCGCCCGGAGGCGGTGGACCTCGCGCGCGAGGTCGGGCTCGGCGACCGTCTTCAGCCGCCCGCCACGGCCAGCGCGTCGCTGTGGACCCGCGGTGCGCTGCGCCCGATGCCCAAGGGGCATGTCATGGGCGTCCCCGGCGATCTCGGTCTGCTCGCCGCCTCCGGGGTGATCTCGCCGGAGGGGATGGCGCGGATCGCCGAGGACGAGACGCTGGCGCGGACCGAGGCCGGCGAGGATGTCGCGGTCGGCGCGTATGTGGCCGCCCGGCTCGGCCGGGAGGTCGTCGACCGGCTCGTCGAGCCGCTGCTCGGCGGTGTCTACGCGGGCGACGCCTACCGCATCTCGATGCGCGCCGCCGTCCCGCAGCTCTTCGAGGCCGCCCGTTCGCAGCGCTCCCTGATCGAGGGCGTACGGGGCATCCAGGCGCGCGCCGCCGCCACCGCACCTCCGGGCGGGCCGGACCGGACCCCACCGGTCTTCATGGGCATCGACGGCGGGATCGGGACGCTGCCGTCCGCCGTCGCCGAGGCCGTCCGCCGGGCCGGCGGCGAGATCCACCTCGGGACCCCCGTCCAGGACCTCCACTGGTCCGGGGGCGACGGCTGGTCCATCCGCCTGGGCGACCGGACGATCACGGCCGACGCGGTCGTCATGGCCACGCCCGCGGGCGCCGCGGCGGGCCTGCTGCGCACCGAGTGCCCCGACGCGGCCGCCGCGCTGGACACCGTCGACTACGCCTCGATGGCGCTGGTCACCATGGCCTTCCGCCGCGCCGACCTGGACCGGGTGCCCGGCGGCAGCGGCTTCCTCGTACCGCCCGTCGACGGCCACCGCATCAAGGCCTCGACCTTCGCCAGCCACAAATGGGGCTGGATCGGCGCCGCCGACCCCGACCTCTTCGTGCTGCGCACCTCCCTCGGCAGGTACCAGGACACCGCCGACCTCCAGCGCGACGACTCCGAACTGGTCGGTCTCTCGCTCGCCGACCTCGGCGCGGCGGTCGGCCTGACCGCCCGCCCGGTGGCGAGCACGGTCACCCGGTGGGAGGGCGGACTGCCCCAGTACGCCGTCGGCCATCTGGAGCGGGTCGCCGGGATCCGCGCGGCCCTCGCCCGGATGCCGGGTGCGCTGCGGGTGTGCGGCGCGGTCTACGACGGCGTCGGCATCCCGGCCTGCATCGGCTCGGCGCGCCGCGCCGCGGACGAGCTGCTCGGCACCCTGACGCCGGACGCCGTCCCCGCCGAGTGA
- the hemQ gene encoding hydrogen peroxide-dependent heme synthase, which produces MDHMTDASTPASAPQTPAAPEKVPHAGKKAKDLNEVIRYTLWSVFKLRDVLPEDRSGYADEVEELFAQLAAKDVVVRGTYDVSGLRADADLMIWWHSESSDALQEAYNLFRRTRLGRALEPVWSNMALHRPAEFNKSHIPAFLADEQPRAYVSVYPFVRSYEWYLLPDEDRRRMLADHGKMARGFPDVRANTVPSFSLGDYEWVLAFEADELYRIVDLMRHLRGSEARMHVREEIPFYTGRRKPVAELVAGLA; this is translated from the coding sequence ATGGACCACATGACAGACGCTTCCACTCCCGCTTCCGCGCCGCAGACCCCCGCGGCGCCCGAGAAGGTGCCGCACGCCGGCAAGAAGGCCAAGGACCTCAACGAGGTCATCCGCTACACCCTCTGGTCCGTGTTCAAGCTGCGCGACGTCCTCCCGGAGGACCGCAGCGGCTACGCCGACGAGGTCGAGGAGCTGTTCGCGCAGCTCGCGGCCAAGGACGTGGTGGTGCGCGGCACCTACGACGTGTCCGGTCTGCGGGCCGACGCGGACCTGATGATCTGGTGGCACTCGGAGAGCTCGGACGCCCTCCAGGAGGCGTACAACCTCTTCCGCCGGACCCGTCTGGGCCGTGCGCTGGAGCCGGTGTGGTCGAACATGGCGCTGCACCGCCCCGCCGAGTTCAACAAGTCGCACATCCCGGCCTTCCTCGCCGACGAGCAGCCGCGCGCCTATGTGAGCGTCTACCCCTTCGTGCGCTCCTACGAGTGGTACCTCCTCCCCGACGAGGACCGCCGCCGGATGCTGGCCGACCACGGCAAGATGGCCCGCGGCTTCCCGGACGTGCGCGCCAACACCGTGCCGTCCTTCTCGCTCGGCGACTACGAGTGGGTGCTGGCCTTCGAGGCCGATGAGCTCTACCGCATCGTCGACCTGATGCGTCATCTGCGCGGCTCCGAGGCGCGGATGCACGTCCGCGAGGAGATCCCGTTCTACACGGGGCGGCGCAAGCCGGTCGCCGAGCTGGTCGCGGGTCTGGCGTAA
- a CDS encoding alpha/beta hydrolase, with the protein MRALALYGTIGSLLVTALATAPAGGATGAAAAPPAPAPHRIEFGRCAAVEHLPSTVECGRLTVPLDYARPDGKKIHLTVSRIRATARGERQGALVFNPGGPGASSMEFPLYGALPKWRKVARAYDFVGYAPRGVGRSAPLSCQNPKEFAKAPTDSRMHPDAAFKSRKRAEARAYARGCVRRAGADLPYYNSVNNARDLDMLRAALGEKKLTFMGASYGTYFGAVYATLFPGHVRRMIFDSVVNPAPHKIWYRNNLDQDIAFERRWGDWLGWVARHNDRYHLGTTKKAVQQAYNKAAGKLRRTPLNGKIGPGQLQSAFLKTGYNDAFWPMRAEALAGYLHGNPKPLIAQALPRDTGVAADENSNAVYTAVECNDAPWPHDWRTWNRDNTEIARIAPFETWDNAWMNLPCAYWPDRPASAAAELDDAVRRADHPAAGRDLADVAGHVARTQVDEALHGRRGPLDVHTEPGALPPVLLLAAERDAATPYRGALELQRRLPGSSLVTENGAGTHGVAFNDNACVNRYAEAYLLHGRIPAHKVYCAPRAEPLPGQQATRAQHALPGK; encoded by the coding sequence GTGAGAGCACTTGCGTTGTACGGCACCATCGGGTCGCTGCTGGTGACCGCCCTCGCCACTGCCCCGGCAGGCGGCGCCACGGGGGCCGCCGCCGCGCCACCCGCACCCGCTCCGCACCGCATCGAATTCGGCCGCTGCGCCGCGGTGGAGCATCTGCCGTCGACCGTCGAGTGCGGCCGACTCACCGTTCCTCTCGACTACGCGCGCCCCGACGGCAAGAAGATCCACCTCACCGTCAGCCGGATCCGCGCCACGGCGCGCGGCGAACGGCAGGGCGCGCTGGTCTTCAACCCCGGCGGCCCCGGCGCGTCCAGCATGGAGTTCCCGCTCTACGGGGCGCTGCCCAAGTGGCGCAAGGTGGCCCGTGCCTATGACTTCGTGGGCTACGCGCCACGGGGTGTGGGCCGCTCCGCGCCGCTGTCGTGCCAGAACCCCAAGGAGTTCGCCAAGGCGCCCACCGACAGCCGGATGCACCCCGATGCCGCCTTCAAGAGCCGGAAGCGGGCGGAGGCCAGGGCGTACGCCCGCGGCTGTGTCCGCCGGGCCGGCGCGGACCTGCCGTACTACAACTCCGTCAACAACGCCCGCGACCTGGACATGCTGCGGGCCGCGCTCGGCGAGAAGAAGCTGACGTTCATGGGCGCCTCGTACGGGACGTACTTCGGTGCGGTCTACGCGACGCTGTTCCCCGGCCACGTACGGCGGATGATCTTCGACAGTGTGGTCAATCCCGCGCCCCACAAGATCTGGTACCGGAACAACCTCGACCAGGACATCGCCTTCGAGCGCCGCTGGGGCGACTGGCTGGGCTGGGTCGCCCGGCACAACGACCGGTACCACCTGGGCACCACCAAGAAGGCGGTGCAGCAGGCCTACAACAAGGCCGCGGGCAAGCTGCGCCGCACACCGCTCAACGGGAAGATCGGCCCCGGCCAGCTCCAGTCGGCGTTCCTGAAGACCGGCTACAACGACGCCTTCTGGCCGATGCGCGCCGAGGCGCTCGCGGGGTACCTGCACGGCAACCCCAAGCCGCTGATCGCCCAGGCCCTGCCCCGGGACACCGGCGTCGCCGCCGACGAGAACAGCAACGCCGTCTACACGGCCGTGGAGTGCAATGACGCGCCCTGGCCGCACGACTGGCGGACCTGGAACCGGGACAACACGGAGATCGCCCGGATCGCCCCGTTCGAGACCTGGGACAACGCCTGGATGAATCTGCCGTGCGCCTACTGGCCCGACCGGCCGGCGTCGGCCGCGGCCGAGCTCGATGACGCGGTGCGCCGCGCGGACCATCCCGCCGCCGGGCGGGACCTGGCCGATGTCGCCGGGCATGTGGCCAGGACCCAGGTCGATGAAGCGCTCCATGGGCGGCGTGGTCCGCTCGATGTCCATACGGAGCCCGGTGCGCTGCCGCCGGTGCTGCTGCTGGCGGCCGAGCGGGACGCGGCGACGCCGTACCGGGGGGCGCTGGAGCTCCAGCGCCGGCTGCCCGGCTCCTCGCTGGTCACCGAGAACGGCGCGGGCACCCACGGCGTCGCGTTCAACGACAACGCCTGTGTGAACAGGTACGCCGAGGCGTATCTGCTGCACGGGAGGATCCCGGCGCACAAGGTCTACTGCGCCCCGCGCGCGGAGCCGCTGCCGGGCCAGCAGGCGACCCGGGCCCAGCACGCCCTGCCCGGGAAGTAG
- a CDS encoding TIGR04222 domain-containing membrane protein has product MWLLFFLVACSAAVLSCALLCRAAVAAARATPGPAPRSAPETVPEAAARRGPGLTLYEMAYLAGGPHRLADVVLVLMAQQRRLLLADTGWATVVDPVGKDPVERAALTAIGPDGQRRIPAIRDALVGDDAVRQVADRLVTDGLAVPAAVRPGVGSAVRLVQGAALLVLLSAAASYWMAPAGTDTGLLLAWFSLPLVLTLGTWAVARFELHPYSDWATTAGERQLPGVGHSPAAPATPASLVTLALRGPAALTDPALRAALHSSGA; this is encoded by the coding sequence ATGTGGCTGCTCTTCTTCCTCGTCGCCTGTTCGGCGGCGGTGCTGTCCTGTGCGCTGCTCTGCCGTGCGGCGGTCGCCGCGGCCCGCGCCACCCCCGGGCCGGCCCCGCGGTCGGCTCCCGAGACCGTCCCGGAGGCCGCCGCGCGCCGCGGCCCCGGCCTGACCCTGTACGAAATGGCCTACCTGGCGGGCGGCCCGCACCGGCTCGCCGACGTGGTGCTGGTGCTGATGGCCCAGCAGCGGCGGCTGCTGCTCGCCGACACCGGCTGGGCCACCGTCGTCGACCCGGTCGGCAAGGACCCCGTCGAGCGCGCCGCCCTCACCGCGATCGGCCCCGACGGGCAGCGCCGCATACCGGCGATACGGGACGCCCTGGTCGGCGACGACGCGGTGCGGCAGGTGGCCGACCGGCTGGTGACCGACGGGCTGGCGGTGCCGGCCGCGGTCCGTCCGGGCGTCGGCAGCGCCGTCCGCCTGGTGCAGGGCGCCGCTCTGCTGGTGCTGCTGTCCGCCGCCGCGTCCTACTGGATGGCACCGGCCGGCACGGACACCGGGCTGCTGCTGGCCTGGTTCTCGCTGCCGCTGGTCCTCACCCTCGGGACCTGGGCCGTGGCCCGCTTCGAGCTCCACCCGTACAGCGACTGGGCCACCACCGCCGGCGAGCGGCAACTGCCCGGCGTGGGCCACTCCCCCGCCGCCCCTGCCACGCCCGCCTCCCTCGTCACTCTTGCCCTACGAGGCCCCGCCGCCCTCACCGATCCCGCCTTGCGCGCCGCGCTCCACTCTTCCGGGGCATAG
- a CDS encoding TIGR04222 domain-containing membrane protein: MTYPQAVYAGIAVSSLLLIVGTVSVRLRTPSVRRTDALAHDVWEMAFLAGGPGRVVDAALAGMHEDGRLAVGGPGVVTVRQALARDAVEAAVLDAIARTPGGALAALRATAMRSPAVQGVGDGLAARGLLRRPQLGRGWRRWAGVQMTACGVLFFVGVLLSVAGSGGGDGFAVPPVVTTAPALIGGLIVASVCRKVFTRRITKAGSFALHTAKVAQAQAGGGGVWQPAGLVVALGGTALIADELLRQQFEEAQRAAAGSGSASSGSSASDASGGGSGSDGGSWCGSSGGGSGCGSGGSSCGGGSGCGGGSSCGGGSGCGGGGCGGG, translated from the coding sequence ATGACCTACCCCCAGGCGGTGTACGCGGGGATCGCCGTCTCGTCGCTGCTGCTGATCGTCGGCACCGTATCGGTGCGGCTGCGCACCCCGTCCGTCCGGCGGACCGATGCCCTGGCCCATGACGTGTGGGAGATGGCGTTCCTGGCCGGCGGCCCCGGGCGGGTGGTGGACGCCGCGCTCGCCGGGATGCACGAGGACGGCCGGCTGGCCGTGGGCGGCCCCGGTGTGGTGACCGTGCGCCAGGCGCTCGCCCGGGACGCCGTCGAGGCGGCGGTGCTGGACGCGATCGCCCGGACGCCCGGCGGGGCGCTCGCCGCGCTGCGGGCCACGGCGATGCGCAGCCCGGCGGTGCAGGGCGTCGGCGACGGGCTGGCGGCCCGCGGGCTGCTGCGCCGGCCGCAGCTCGGCCGGGGCTGGCGCCGGTGGGCGGGCGTCCAGATGACGGCGTGCGGGGTGCTCTTCTTCGTGGGTGTGCTGCTCTCGGTCGCCGGGTCCGGTGGGGGCGACGGGTTCGCGGTGCCGCCGGTCGTCACGACCGCGCCCGCGCTGATCGGCGGTCTGATCGTGGCATCGGTGTGCCGGAAGGTGTTCACCCGGCGGATCACGAAGGCGGGGTCGTTCGCCCTGCACACCGCGAAGGTGGCGCAGGCACAAGCGGGCGGGGGCGGCGTCTGGCAGCCCGCCGGGCTGGTGGTGGCGCTCGGCGGTACGGCGCTGATCGCGGACGAGCTGCTGCGGCAGCAGTTCGAGGAGGCGCAGCGGGCCGCGGCGGGCAGCGGCTCCGCGTCGTCCGGCAGCTCCGCGTCCGATGCCTCCGGGGGCGGCTCGGGGAGCGACGGTGGCTCCTGGTGCGGCTCGTCCGGCGGTGGGTCCGGGTGCGGCAGCGGCGGCTCGTCGTGCGGCGGCGGGTCGGGCTGCGGGGGCGGCTCGTCGTGCGGGGGCGGGTCGGGCTGTGGCGGTGGAGGCTGCGGGGGCGGCTGA
- a CDS encoding MerR family transcriptional regulator produces the protein MLIGELSRRTGVKARLLRYYEAQGLLDVRREQNGYRDYDEDSVVTVRRVRALLDAGLSTEVIRSVLPCVRGEAQEAPEFDWCADLRAVLQGEMTAMDEQMATLRRTRGTLAGYLAQSPVGPTRGALSRTD, from the coding sequence ATGCTGATCGGGGAGTTGTCCCGGCGTACCGGGGTCAAGGCACGACTGCTGCGGTACTACGAGGCGCAGGGCCTCCTGGACGTCAGGCGCGAGCAGAACGGCTACCGGGACTACGACGAGGACTCCGTCGTCACCGTGCGGCGCGTACGCGCCCTGCTGGACGCGGGCCTGTCCACCGAAGTGATCCGTTCGGTGCTGCCCTGCGTCCGGGGGGAGGCGCAGGAAGCACCGGAGTTCGACTGGTGCGCCGACCTGCGGGCCGTCCTCCAAGGTGAGATGACGGCCATGGACGAGCAGATGGCCACCCTTCGACGCACCCGCGGCACTCTCGCCGGGTACTTGGCGCAGTCGCCCGTCGGTCCGACCCGTGGGGCGCTGTCGCGCACGGACTGA
- a CDS encoding aminotransferase class IV family protein: MSFVVQRNGRAATAEELTPLAFAGYAHFTALQVRDGRVRGLDLHLERLRSASLEMFGRALPDDQVRTYLRSALRAGPADLSLIATVYSPAGEFTVAGPDVEPELLVRTAPPATGPEGPLALAAVEHERELPAVKHVGEVAKTYRLRQAVEQGCDDAAFVDRRGRLSEATIWNLAFWDGNGVVWPAADMLTGTMMGIIRRQLEHLGVPQRTEEISLDDLPALAGAVVMNSWTPGVPVHRIGSVPLPDAPLFLKQLHRAYEAEPSLPV; encoded by the coding sequence ATGTCTTTCGTAGTTCAACGTAACGGCCGGGCGGCGACTGCCGAGGAGCTGACGCCCCTCGCCTTCGCGGGCTACGCCCACTTCACCGCCCTACAGGTCCGGGACGGCCGGGTCCGGGGCCTCGACCTCCACCTGGAGCGGCTGCGGTCCGCCTCCCTGGAGATGTTCGGGCGGGCACTGCCCGACGACCAAGTCCGTACCTACCTGCGGTCGGCGCTGCGGGCCGGCCCGGCCGACCTCTCGCTGATCGCCACGGTCTACTCCCCGGCAGGCGAGTTCACCGTGGCCGGGCCTGATGTGGAGCCTGAGCTGCTGGTCCGTACGGCACCGCCGGCAACCGGCCCCGAGGGACCGCTGGCCCTGGCGGCGGTCGAGCACGAACGGGAACTCCCGGCCGTGAAACATGTCGGCGAGGTGGCCAAGACGTATCGCCTCCGCCAGGCCGTCGAACAGGGATGTGACGATGCGGCCTTCGTCGACCGGCGGGGCCGGCTGAGCGAGGCGACCATTTGGAACCTGGCCTTCTGGGACGGCAACGGCGTGGTGTGGCCTGCCGCCGACATGCTGACCGGCACGATGATGGGCATCATCCGCCGCCAACTGGAACACCTCGGTGTCCCCCAGCGCACCGAGGAAATCTCCCTCGACGACCTGCCCGCGCTGGCCGGAGCGGTCGTCATGAACTCCTGGACCCCGGGAGTCCCGGTCCACCGCATCGGTTCGGTCCCGCTGCCGGACGCCCCGCTCTTCCTGAAGCAGCTGCACCGGGCCTATGAGGCGGAACCTTCCCTGCCGGTGTGA